The following proteins are encoded in a genomic region of Shinella zoogloeoides:
- a CDS encoding UdgX family uracil-DNA binding protein (This protein belongs to the uracil DNA glycosylase superfamily, members of which act in excision repair of DNA. However, it belongs more specifically to UdgX branch, whose founding member was found to bind uracil in DNA (where it does not belong), without cleaving it, appears to promote DNA repair by a pathway involving RecA, rather than base excision.) → MLKKASTPAPAFQEHAQGDIEEMHAAAAECRRCDLYREATQVVFGEGAKRARVLLVGEQPGDREDQLGHPFVGPAGRFLDGCLEEAGIDRSACYLTNAVKHFKFKRFGKRRIHERPNTGEVRQCAWWLGGEIERLKPALLVALGATATFALLGKRHAVTADRGRIVETESGVPTLITVHPSALLRSRGRPDAEQERGRFVAELRKIRPFLES, encoded by the coding sequence ATGCTGAAGAAGGCGAGCACGCCGGCGCCGGCTTTTCAGGAACACGCGCAAGGCGATATTGAGGAGATGCACGCCGCGGCGGCGGAATGCCGGCGCTGCGACCTCTACCGCGAGGCGACTCAGGTCGTTTTCGGCGAGGGCGCGAAGCGGGCGCGGGTGCTTCTCGTCGGCGAGCAGCCGGGCGACCGGGAAGACCAGCTCGGCCATCCCTTTGTCGGCCCGGCCGGGCGCTTCCTCGACGGATGTCTCGAGGAGGCCGGCATCGACCGTTCCGCCTGCTATCTCACCAATGCGGTCAAGCATTTCAAGTTCAAGCGCTTCGGCAAGCGGCGCATCCATGAAAGGCCGAATACCGGCGAGGTCCGGCAATGCGCCTGGTGGCTGGGCGGCGAGATCGAGCGGCTGAAACCGGCGCTCCTCGTCGCGCTGGGCGCGACCGCGACCTTCGCTCTTCTCGGCAAGCGCCACGCCGTCACGGCGGATCGCGGCCGCATCGTCGAGACGGAAAGCGGCGTGCCGACGCTGATCACCGTCCACCCTTCCGCGCTGCTGCGCAGCCGCGGCCGGCCCGATGCCGAGCAGGAGCGCGGCCGCTTCGTGGCGGAACTGCGCAAGATCAGGCCGTTTCTCGAAAGCTGA
- a CDS encoding Crp/Fnr family transcriptional regulator yields the protein MTRQNRLLAALGPEERDALLSLMTDVALPQGLELSQPLSPIDHCYFPRTGIISTVVVSPTGKQAEIGIIGREGMSPSSAILGTDSNPFRTVMQVDGHGLRIRREDFQRQVEARPALRAVMLRWVQAFSCQVAFTALSQAVDHVDERLARWILMCHDRVDGDRLALTHEFLAVMLAVRRASVTNALHVLEGNGFIYSQRGIVVIRNRAALEAFAANSYGESEREYARLFPS from the coding sequence ATGACGCGGCAGAACAGGCTTCTGGCGGCGCTCGGCCCGGAGGAGCGCGATGCCCTCCTGTCCCTGATGACCGATGTGGCCCTGCCGCAGGGGCTGGAACTCTCCCAGCCCCTGTCGCCGATCGACCATTGCTACTTTCCGCGCACGGGGATCATCTCGACGGTGGTGGTGTCGCCGACGGGCAAGCAGGCCGAAATCGGCATCATCGGGCGGGAAGGCATGTCGCCGTCCTCCGCCATCCTCGGGACGGACAGCAATCCGTTCCGCACGGTCATGCAGGTGGACGGGCATGGCTTGCGCATCCGGCGGGAGGATTTTCAAAGGCAGGTCGAGGCGCGGCCCGCCTTGCGCGCCGTCATGCTGCGCTGGGTGCAGGCCTTTTCCTGCCAGGTCGCCTTCACGGCGCTTTCGCAGGCCGTCGATCATGTCGACGAGCGCCTCGCGCGCTGGATACTGATGTGCCACGACCGGGTGGACGGCGACCGGCTGGCCCTGACGCACGAATTCCTGGCGGTGATGCTCGCCGTCCGGCGGGCGAGCGTCACGAACGCCCTGCATGTGCTGGAAGGCAACGGCTTCATCTATTCCCAGCGCGGCATCGTCGTCATCCGCAACCGCGCGGCCCTCGAAGCCTTCGCGGCGAATTCCTATGGCGAAAGCGAGCGGGAATATGCCCGCCTCTTTCCCTCGTGA
- the glgA gene encoding glycogen synthase GlgA, translating to MNVLSTVSEVFPLIKTGGLADVAGALPKALRSHGILVSTLVPGYRAVLEHLPRRSPVARLDGLLGHDAVLSRAEADGLDLLVLEIPELYDRPGGPYLDGEGRDHPDNWLRFAAFSLAGARLALGEVLAVRADIVHVHDWQTALVPVYLRYAFRSSLPVVCTVHNLAFQGQFSFDIAGRLGLPDAAFGIECLEYYGGVGFLKGGLLSSDVVTTVSPTYAREILSPELGMGLDGVLQTRRSALYGIVNGIDSDIWNPASDPLVPRRYDARSLPRRQANRAAMLSHFGLGDAGGPLFAALTRLAWQKGADMIPDAAEEVVQHGGQFVVCGQGDAAIEDALRDCARRHPDRVAVHIGYSEELAHLIVSGCDVLVQPSRFEPCGLTQLYAMRYGAIPLVGRTGGLSETIIDANEAAMARAVATGFQFHPIEPHSFREAVRRACEAFEDREAWASLQRQAMKADFSWDRSAFQYAQLFEALQAAWQATAGLLPAEPEQIPSGWTGP from the coding sequence ATGAACGTTCTGTCGACTGTTTCCGAGGTTTTTCCTCTCATCAAGACCGGGGGATTGGCGGATGTCGCGGGGGCTCTCCCCAAGGCGCTGCGGTCCCATGGCATTCTGGTCTCGACGCTCGTGCCGGGCTATCGCGCGGTGCTGGAGCATCTGCCCCGGCGGTCGCCGGTGGCCCGGCTCGACGGCCTGCTCGGCCACGATGCCGTCCTGTCGCGGGCCGAGGCCGACGGGCTCGACCTGCTCGTGCTCGAAATCCCCGAGCTCTATGACAGGCCGGGTGGCCCCTATCTCGATGGCGAAGGGCGAGACCACCCGGACAACTGGCTGCGCTTTGCGGCCTTTTCGCTCGCCGGGGCAAGGCTCGCGCTCGGGGAGGTGCTGGCGGTGCGGGCGGATATCGTGCATGTCCACGACTGGCAGACGGCGCTCGTGCCGGTCTATCTGCGCTATGCGTTCCGCAGCTCGCTTCCGGTGGTCTGCACCGTTCACAACCTCGCCTTCCAGGGGCAGTTCTCCTTCGATATCGCCGGCCGGCTCGGCCTTCCCGACGCAGCCTTCGGCATCGAATGCCTCGAATATTACGGCGGCGTCGGCTTCCTGAAGGGCGGGCTGCTCTCGTCCGACGTGGTGACCACCGTCAGCCCCACCTATGCGCGGGAAATCCTGTCGCCGGAGCTCGGCATGGGGCTCGACGGCGTATTGCAGACGCGGCGCTCGGCGCTTTACGGCATCGTCAACGGCATCGATTCCGATATCTGGAATCCGGCCTCCGATCCGCTCGTTCCCCGCCGCTACGATGCGCGCTCGCTGCCGCGCCGGCAGGCAAACCGCGCGGCGATGCTGTCGCATTTCGGTCTCGGGGATGCCGGCGGGCCGCTCTTTGCCGCGCTGACGCGCCTTGCCTGGCAGAAAGGCGCGGACATGATTCCGGATGCCGCCGAGGAAGTCGTGCAGCATGGTGGCCAGTTCGTCGTCTGCGGCCAGGGCGATGCGGCGATAGAGGACGCGCTCAGGGACTGCGCCCGGCGCCACCCGGACCGCGTTGCCGTGCATATCGGCTACAGCGAGGAACTCGCTCATCTCATCGTCTCGGGCTGCGACGTGCTGGTGCAGCCGTCCCGCTTCGAGCCCTGCGGCCTTACCCAGCTCTATGCCATGCGCTACGGCGCCATTCCGCTGGTCGGGCGGACGGGCGGGCTCTCCGAAACCATCATCGACGCCAACGAGGCGGCGATGGCGCGGGCCGTCGCCACGGGATTCCAGTTCCACCCGATCGAGCCGCACAGTTTCCGCGAGGCGGTGCGCCGCGCCTGCGAGGCGTTCGAGGATCGCGAGGCTTGGGCCAGCCTGCAGCGGCAGGCCATGAAGGCGGATTTCTCCTGGGATCGCAGCGCCTTCCAGTATGCCCAGCTTTTCGAGGCGCTGCAGGCGGCGTGGCAGGCGACGGCCGGCCTGCTGCCGGCCGAGCCTGAGCAAATTCCTTCCGGGTGGACGGGGCCATGA
- a CDS encoding DUF2934 domain-containing protein — protein sequence MVDFEDLVRSEAYRIWETEGCPDGQHDRHWQMAAERVREAHSPTRAEAPVVPLPLKRVALSARRGKPRPSVAVELRASA from the coding sequence ATGGTCGATTTTGAAGATCTCGTTCGCAGCGAAGCCTATCGCATCTGGGAAACGGAAGGCTGCCCCGACGGCCAGCATGATCGCCACTGGCAGATGGCGGCCGAACGGGTGAGGGAGGCACACTCGCCCACGCGGGCCGAGGCTCCCGTCGTCCCCCTTCCGCTGAAGCGCGTGGCGCTGTCGGCGCGTCGTGGCAAGCCGCGGCCGTCGGTGGCGGTCGAGCTTCGCGCTTCCGCTTGA
- a CDS encoding ferritin-like domain-containing protein: MATEKTLDDLFLDTLKDIYYAEKQILKALPKMARAAQSEEGKQGFLHHRDETQGQIERLEEVFELLGKAPRGKTCEAIQGIIAEAEEIMESFKATPALDAGLISSAQAVEHYEIARYGTLIAWAKQIGLDKAVPLLQANLEEETATDKKLTKLAESSANAKAKKAA; the protein is encoded by the coding sequence ATGGCTACCGAGAAGACACTGGATGACCTGTTCCTCGATACTCTCAAGGACATCTACTATGCGGAAAAGCAGATCCTGAAGGCGCTGCCCAAGATGGCGCGGGCAGCGCAGTCGGAGGAGGGCAAGCAGGGCTTCCTGCATCATCGCGACGAGACGCAGGGGCAGATCGAGCGGCTGGAGGAGGTCTTCGAACTCCTCGGCAAGGCGCCCCGCGGCAAGACCTGCGAGGCGATCCAGGGCATCATCGCCGAGGCCGAGGAGATCATGGAGAGCTTCAAGGCCACCCCGGCGCTCGATGCGGGTCTCATCTCCTCCGCGCAGGCGGTCGAGCATTACGAGATCGCCCGCTACGGCACGCTGATCGCCTGGGCAAAGCAGATCGGCCTCGACAAGGCGGTTCCGCTCCTGCAGGCCAATCTGGAGGAAGAGACCGCGACCGACAAGAAGCTGACGAAGCTTGCCGAATCCTCGGCCAATGCGAAGGCCAAAAAGGCGGCCTGA
- a CDS encoding DNA-3-methyladenine glycosylase, giving the protein MALNRSFFARDAVDVAADLLGVLLLVDGVGGIIVETEAYRRDDEASHSHRGPTPSNAAMFGDAGRAYVYRSYGLHWCLNFVCEPGSAVLLRALEPTEGVETMMARRSLAVTRRLCAGPGNLCKALAVGGGMNGLSLFEPPFRLDLPVEPPVSTSGVRIGISKAADRPWRFAVRGSPYLSKPI; this is encoded by the coding sequence ATGGCCCTGAACCGATCCTTCTTCGCGCGCGATGCCGTCGATGTCGCGGCCGATCTTCTCGGCGTGCTGCTGCTCGTCGATGGTGTCGGCGGCATCATCGTGGAAACCGAGGCCTACCGCCGCGACGACGAGGCCTCGCACAGCCATCGCGGGCCGACGCCCTCCAATGCCGCGATGTTCGGCGATGCCGGGCGGGCCTATGTCTACCGCTCCTATGGGCTGCACTGGTGCCTGAATTTCGTCTGCGAGCCGGGCAGCGCCGTGCTGCTGCGCGCCCTGGAGCCGACGGAAGGCGTCGAGACCATGATGGCGCGGCGCTCGCTCGCCGTGACGCGGCGGCTTTGCGCCGGGCCGGGCAATCTCTGCAAGGCGCTTGCCGTCGGCGGCGGAATGAACGGCCTTTCCCTCTTCGAGCCGCCCTTCCGCCTGGACCTGCCGGTCGAGCCGCCCGTCTCCACCTCCGGCGTGCGGATCGGCATCAGCAAGGCGGCGGACCGGCCGTGGCGCTTTGCGGTGCGGGGTTCTCCCTATCTCAGCAAGCCGATCTGA
- a CDS encoding SpoVR family protein yields the protein MARRGASSLLFDGSEWSFATLSRAYDAIEAIALGEMGLDVYPNQIEVISSEQMLDAYSSVGMPLMYQHWSFGKRFVFEDHLYRKGRRGLAYELVINSNPCITYLMEENTMPMQALVTAHAAFGHNHFFKNNYLFRQWTDASSILGYMDFAKKYVARCEERHGTAAVEDILDSAHALMDQGVFHYRRPPRLSSERITERARERLEYEEQTYSDLWRTLPTAGGNADMEEAEEEALERKKALNLPEENLLYFLEKHSLILEPWQRELLRIVRVIAQYFYPQAQTKVMNEGCATFVHYFIINRLFDQKKMSEGAMLELLASHANVVFQPSFHDPRFGGINPYALGFAMMQDIERICTEPTAEDRDWFPDIAGNGDWRGTLLDAWENHRDESFILQYLSPALIRKFRLFHLTDRSTDRFCEVASIHDERGYSAVRTALARSYDLGANRPDIEVVDVDLLGDRQLRLRHTVKNGVLLEEADRDATLAHIRRLWGYDVSLAGVAASSGAVLYECSSRDL from the coding sequence ATGGCAAGACGCGGCGCCTCTTCCCTGCTGTTCGACGGATCCGAATGGAGCTTTGCGACGCTCTCGCGCGCCTATGACGCCATCGAGGCCATAGCGCTCGGCGAGATGGGGCTCGACGTCTATCCCAACCAGATCGAGGTCATCTCCTCCGAGCAGATGCTCGACGCCTATTCCTCCGTCGGCATGCCGCTGATGTACCAGCACTGGTCCTTCGGCAAGCGCTTCGTCTTCGAGGACCATCTCTACCGCAAGGGGCGCCGGGGCCTCGCCTATGAGCTCGTCATCAATTCCAATCCCTGCATCACCTATCTGATGGAAGAGAACACGATGCCGATGCAGGCACTCGTCACCGCGCATGCCGCCTTCGGCCACAACCATTTCTTCAAGAACAACTATCTCTTCCGCCAGTGGACGGATGCCAGCTCCATCCTCGGCTACATGGATTTCGCCAAGAAATATGTCGCGCGCTGTGAGGAGCGGCACGGGACCGCCGCCGTGGAGGATATTCTCGATTCGGCCCATGCGCTGATGGATCAGGGCGTCTTCCACTATCGCCGCCCGCCGCGGCTTTCCTCCGAAAGGATCACCGAGCGGGCGCGCGAGCGGCTGGAATACGAGGAGCAGACCTATAGCGACCTCTGGCGCACCCTGCCCACGGCCGGCGGCAATGCCGATATGGAAGAGGCGGAGGAGGAGGCGCTGGAGCGCAAGAAGGCGCTGAACCTGCCGGAGGAGAACCTGCTCTATTTCCTCGAAAAGCACAGCCTGATCCTGGAGCCGTGGCAGCGGGAGCTGTTGCGCATCGTCCGCGTCATCGCGCAGTATTTCTATCCGCAGGCCCAGACCAAGGTGATGAATGAGGGATGCGCGACCTTCGTCCACTATTTCATCATCAACCGGCTCTTCGACCAGAAGAAGATGAGCGAGGGCGCCATGCTGGAGCTCTTGGCGAGCCACGCCAATGTGGTCTTCCAGCCGAGCTTCCACGATCCGCGCTTCGGCGGCATCAATCCCTATGCGCTGGGTTTCGCGATGATGCAGGACATCGAGCGCATCTGCACGGAGCCGACGGCCGAGGACAGGGACTGGTTCCCCGACATCGCCGGCAACGGCGACTGGCGGGGAACGCTGCTCGACGCCTGGGAGAACCACCGGGACGAGTCCTTCATCCTGCAATATCTGAGCCCGGCGCTGATCCGCAAATTCCGCCTGTTCCATCTGACGGACCGGTCCACCGACCGGTTCTGCGAGGTCGCCTCCATCCATGACGAGCGCGGCTATTCCGCCGTGCGCACGGCGCTCGCCCGCAGCTACGATCTCGGCGCCAACCGGCCGGATATCGAGGTGGTCGACGTCGATCTCCTCGGCGACCGGCAATTGAGGCTGAGGCATACCGTCAAGAACGGCGTTCTGCTGGAGGAGGCGGACCGGGATGCGACCCTTGCCCATATCCGCCGCCTCTGGGGCTACGATGTCAGCCTTGCCGGCGTCGCGGCGTCGAGCGGGGCGGTTCTCTACGAATGCTCGTCGCGCGATCTCTAG
- a CDS encoding YeaH/YhbH family protein: MPHFIDRRLNPKDRSLGNRQRFLKRVHDELKRSIRDQVKTDRIADVDAAHGVPVPRRGADEPTFRNSPASGQRDYVLPGNETFSPGDRLGKPDGGGGAGGRGPGRGESDDEFLFVLSREEVLDLFFEDLELPDMVKLNLKETVTYKPHRVGFTTSGTPSNINVGRTMRNSFGRRIALRRPSEKEFLTLAAEMAALEGEANPTQQQRRRLALAREEMERLERRRKRIAYVDPVDVRFNRFERQPMPNASAVMFCLMDVSASMGEREKDLAKRFFVLLHLFLKRRYERIDIVFIRHTDEAREVDEETFFFSRQSGGTIVSTALEEMQRIILDRYPSNLWNIYAAQASDGDNAAGDSERCAQLLRDELMKLCQYYAYVEIIDERESEIFGSTDNGTSLWRAYRTVDGAAPHFQMTRIARPADIYPVFRKLFARQPVQLRR, translated from the coding sequence ATGCCGCATTTCATCGATCGCCGGCTCAATCCCAAGGACCGCAGCCTCGGCAATCGGCAGCGTTTCCTGAAAAGGGTGCATGACGAGCTGAAGCGGTCGATCCGCGACCAGGTGAAGACCGACCGGATCGCCGACGTGGATGCCGCCCATGGCGTGCCGGTGCCCCGGCGCGGCGCCGACGAACCGACGTTCCGGAATTCCCCCGCCAGCGGCCAGCGCGACTATGTGTTGCCCGGAAACGAAACCTTCTCGCCCGGCGATCGGCTGGGAAAGCCGGATGGCGGTGGCGGCGCGGGTGGCCGCGGCCCGGGGCGCGGCGAGAGCGACGACGAATTCCTGTTCGTCCTTTCTCGCGAGGAGGTGCTCGATCTCTTCTTCGAGGATCTGGAACTGCCCGACATGGTCAAGCTCAACCTCAAGGAAACGGTGACCTACAAGCCCCACCGCGTCGGCTTCACGACCAGCGGCACGCCGAGCAACATCAATGTCGGCCGCACCATGCGCAACAGCTTCGGCCGGCGCATCGCGCTTCGCCGGCCGAGCGAGAAGGAGTTCCTGACGCTCGCCGCCGAGATGGCCGCGCTGGAGGGCGAAGCCAATCCGACGCAGCAGCAGCGCCGCCGGCTGGCACTGGCGCGCGAGGAGATGGAAAGGCTGGAGCGGCGGCGCAAGCGCATCGCCTATGTCGACCCCGTCGACGTGCGCTTCAACCGCTTCGAGCGCCAGCCGATGCCGAATGCCAGCGCCGTGATGTTCTGCCTGATGGACGTCTCCGCCTCGATGGGCGAGCGCGAGAAGGACCTCGCCAAGCGGTTCTTCGTGCTGCTCCACCTCTTCCTCAAGCGCCGCTACGAGCGCATCGACATCGTCTTCATCCGCCACACCGACGAGGCGCGGGAGGTGGACGAGGAAACCTTCTTCTTCAGCCGCCAGAGCGGCGGCACGATCGTCTCGACCGCGCTGGAGGAGATGCAGCGCATCATCCTCGACCGCTATCCCTCCAACCTCTGGAACATCTATGCCGCGCAGGCCTCCGACGGCGACAATGCGGCGGGCGATTCCGAACGCTGCGCGCAGCTTCTGCGCGACGAGCTGATGAAGCTTTGCCAGTATTATGCCTATGTCGAGATCATCGACGAGCGGGAGAGCGAGATTTTCGGCTCGACCGACAACGGCACCTCGCTGTGGCGGGCCTATCGCACCGTCGACGGCGCGGCGCCGCATTTCCAGATGACGCGCATCGCCCGGCCGGCGGATATCTATCCGGTTTTCCGCAAGCTCTTCGCCCGCCAGCCGGTCCAGCTTCGTCGCTAG
- a CDS encoding PrkA family serine protein kinase, whose product MRTTGSDVFDLFSETYASNAREEMSLQEYLLACREDRSLYATAPERMVAAIGEPQLIDTSADERLGRIFANRTIKIYPSFSDFYGMEDTVERIVGYFRYAAQGLEERKQILYLLGPVGGGKSSLAERLKKLMEEQPIYTLAIDGKVSPVFESPLGLFSRERMGDLLEEKYGIAKRRLTGLISPWATKRLDEIDGDISRFSVVKLMPSRLRQIAIAKTEPGDENNQDVSALVGKVDIRQLENFSQADPDAYSYSGGLNRTTQGLLEFVEMFKAPIKVLHPLLTATQEGSYNGTENFGGFPYQGIVLAHSNESEWLQFKHNKNNEAFLDRILVVKVPYCLRVTEERQIYEKLLRESELADSPCAPEVLSNLSRFTVATRLAPHENSPIYTKMRVYDGENLKDTDPKAKSLQEYRDAAGVDEGMTGISTRFAFKVLSETFNYDTKEVAADSVHLMYILEQAIRREQFPKEVEAHYLDFIRSELAARYAEFIGHEIQKAYLESYSEYGQNLFDRYIAYADAWLEDQDFKDPDTGQILNREILDSELSQIEKPAGIANPKDFRNEVVKFTLRARARNGGRNPSWTSYEKLREVIEKRMFGQVEDLLPVISFGSKKDSATEKQHAEFVQRMTERGYTVRQVRRLVDWYMRVNKAG is encoded by the coding sequence ATGAGAACCACAGGCAGCGATGTTTTCGATCTCTTTTCCGAAACCTACGCAAGCAATGCGCGGGAAGAGATGAGCCTCCAGGAATATCTCCTGGCGTGCCGCGAGGACCGGAGCCTATACGCCACCGCCCCGGAGCGCATGGTGGCCGCCATCGGCGAGCCGCAGCTCATCGATACCAGCGCGGATGAGCGGCTCGGGCGGATCTTCGCCAACCGCACCATCAAGATCTATCCCTCCTTCTCCGATTTCTACGGCATGGAAGACACGGTCGAGCGGATCGTCGGCTACTTCCGCTATGCCGCGCAGGGGCTTGAGGAGCGCAAGCAGATTCTCTACCTGCTCGGCCCGGTCGGCGGCGGCAAGTCGTCGCTCGCCGAGCGCCTGAAGAAGCTGATGGAAGAGCAGCCCATCTATACGCTCGCCATCGACGGCAAGGTCAGCCCGGTCTTCGAATCGCCGCTCGGCCTCTTCAGCCGCGAGCGGATGGGTGATCTCCTCGAAGAAAAATACGGCATCGCCAAGCGCCGGCTCACCGGCCTCATCTCGCCTTGGGCGACGAAGCGGCTGGACGAGATCGACGGCGACATCTCGCGCTTCAGCGTCGTCAAGCTGATGCCCTCGCGCCTGCGCCAGATCGCCATCGCCAAGACGGAGCCCGGCGACGAGAACAACCAGGACGTCTCCGCGCTCGTCGGCAAGGTCGATATCCGGCAGCTGGAAAACTTCAGCCAGGCCGATCCCGACGCCTATTCCTACAGCGGCGGCCTCAACCGCACGACGCAGGGCCTCCTCGAATTCGTCGAGATGTTCAAGGCGCCGATCAAGGTGCTGCATCCGTTGCTGACGGCCACGCAGGAAGGCAGCTACAACGGCACGGAGAATTTCGGCGGCTTCCCCTATCAGGGCATCGTGCTGGCGCATTCGAACGAATCCGAATGGCTGCAATTCAAGCACAACAAGAACAACGAGGCTTTCCTCGACCGCATCCTCGTCGTGAAGGTGCCCTATTGCCTGCGGGTGACGGAAGAGCGACAGATCTACGAGAAGCTGCTCCGGGAAAGCGAGCTCGCGGACAGCCCCTGCGCGCCCGAGGTTCTCTCCAATCTAAGCCGCTTCACCGTCGCCACGCGCCTCGCGCCGCACGAGAATTCGCCGATCTATACCAAGATGCGCGTCTATGACGGCGAGAACCTCAAGGATACCGATCCCAAGGCGAAGTCGCTCCAGGAATACCGCGATGCCGCCGGCGTCGACGAGGGCATGACGGGCATCAGCACGCGCTTTGCCTTCAAGGTGCTGTCGGAGACCTTCAACTACGATACCAAGGAGGTGGCGGCCGATTCCGTCCATCTCATGTATATCCTGGAACAGGCGATCCGGCGCGAGCAGTTCCCCAAGGAAGTCGAGGCGCATTATCTCGATTTCATCCGCTCGGAACTGGCAGCCCGCTATGCCGAGTTCATCGGCCACGAGATCCAGAAGGCCTATCTCGAATCCTACAGCGAATACGGCCAGAACCTCTTCGACCGCTATATTGCCTATGCCGATGCCTGGCTGGAGGATCAGGACTTCAAGGATCCCGATACCGGGCAGATCCTCAACCGCGAAATCCTCGACAGCGAACTGTCGCAGATCGAGAAGCCCGCGGGCATCGCCAATCCGAAGGATTTCCGCAACGAGGTCGTCAAGTTCACCCTGCGCGCCCGCGCCCGCAACGGCGGGCGCAATCCCTCCTGGACGAGCTACGAGAAGCTGCGCGAGGTCATCGAGAAGCGCATGTTCGGCCAGGTGGAAGACCTTCTGCCGGTCATCAGCTTCGGCTCGAAGAAGGACAGCGCCACCGAGAAGCAGCACGCCGAATTCGTGCAGCGGATGACCGAGCGCGGCTATACCGTGCGCCAGGTCCGCCGGCTCGTCGACTGGTACATGCGCGTCAACAAGGCCGGCTGA
- a CDS encoding Nramp family divalent metal transporter, translating to MSETVLRPSAISTEKPAERPEEKKAPPLLKQLGPGLITGAADDDPSGIATYSQAGAQFGFSLLWTMLLSYPLMCAIQIVSARIGRVTGCGLAANLRGIWPRPVVFLLIVLLFAANTINIGANLAAMGASAELATGVPGRPLAIGFAILSLLLQVFVSYHRYASYLKWLTMVLLSYVAVLFVVKVDWGAAAYGLFVPTIGKGGDSFTVIVAILGTTISPYLFFWQTSQEVEEIEEHEDARPLKRAPRQAKRELKRIRLDTFVGMAVSTLVAVAIIMSTAATLHASGKTDIGTAADVAEALRPIAGDFAFVLFSLGIIGTGMLSIPVLAGSAAYGASECCGWECGLDNKPGQAAGFYAVIAAATLFGLVMEFLPIDPIKALFWSAVINGFVAVPIMVSMMMVVSRSAQMKQFTASPLLLVVGWAATGVMALAAGAMLIFH from the coding sequence ATGAGCGAGACGGTCCTCAGGCCTTCGGCGATTTCAACGGAAAAACCGGCGGAACGACCGGAAGAGAAGAAGGCGCCGCCGCTTCTCAAGCAGCTCGGCCCCGGCCTCATCACCGGCGCGGCCGACGACGATCCGAGCGGGATCGCCACCTATTCGCAGGCCGGGGCGCAGTTCGGCTTCAGCCTGCTCTGGACGATGCTCCTTTCCTATCCCCTGATGTGCGCCATCCAGATTGTCAGCGCGCGGATCGGGCGCGTCACGGGTTGCGGCCTCGCCGCCAATCTGCGGGGCATCTGGCCCCGGCCGGTCGTCTTCCTGCTGATCGTGCTGCTGTTTGCCGCCAATACGATCAATATCGGCGCCAATCTCGCCGCGATGGGGGCCTCGGCGGAACTTGCGACGGGTGTGCCGGGGCGGCCGCTGGCGATCGGCTTTGCCATCCTTTCCCTGCTGCTGCAGGTCTTCGTGTCCTACCATCGCTATGCGAGCTACCTGAAATGGCTGACCATGGTGCTGCTCTCCTATGTCGCGGTCCTCTTCGTCGTGAAGGTCGACTGGGGCGCGGCGGCCTATGGCCTGTTCGTGCCGACCATCGGCAAGGGCGGCGACAGCTTCACCGTGATCGTCGCGATCCTCGGCACGACGATCAGCCCCTATCTCTTCTTCTGGCAGACCAGCCAGGAGGTGGAGGAGATCGAGGAGCACGAGGATGCCCGGCCGCTGAAGCGCGCGCCGCGCCAGGCGAAGCGCGAATTAAAGCGCATCCGCCTCGACACCTTCGTCGGCATGGCCGTCTCCACGCTCGTCGCCGTGGCGATCATCATGAGCACCGCCGCCACGCTGCATGCGAGCGGCAAGACGGATATCGGCACGGCGGCGGATGTCGCCGAGGCTTTGCGGCCCATTGCCGGCGACTTCGCCTTCGTGCTGTTCAGCCTCGGCATCATCGGCACGGGCATGCTTTCCATTCCGGTGCTCGCCGGTTCGGCCGCCTATGGCGCCTCGGAATGCTGCGGCTGGGAATGCGGCCTCGACAACAAGCCGGGCCAGGCCGCCGGCTTCTATGCCGTCATCGCGGCGGCGACGCTCTTCGGGCTAGTCATGGAGTTCCTGCCGATCGACCCGATCAAGGCGCTTTTCTGGAGTGCTGTCATCAACGGCTTCGTCGCCGTTCCCATCATGGTGTCGATGATGATGGTCGTCAGCCGCAGCGCGCAGATGAAGCAGTTTACCGCTTCTCCGCTGCTTCTTGTGGTTGGCTGGGCGGCCACCGGGGTGATGGCGCTGGCCGCCGGCGCGATGCTGATCTTTCACTGA